The following are encoded in a window of Paenibacillus polymyxa genomic DNA:
- a CDS encoding GGDEF domain-containing protein — protein sequence MLKELINNFALLTSFLFFGNLFFRKYERYLKKHIFIYRVMNGLMLGLFGILLMMTGLWVRGHFVVDLRQLAIIISVYMGGSVSGLLTTLIISLYRIYITGGWTDVSLTAAVNCFMTLGISLIFIREKSLTLRKWMSAVLGAAVVSLLSTFFVVNPPDNESIIIITTVKLLGGLFTYFMMSYIKKTERAVHLLEEAANRDHLTGLYSPRAFDALFEEVFHTSKTTKQPFGLVMLDIDHFKNINDTYGHLNGDTVLSQLGMLLTRESTTRAYPSRKGGEEFAILIGNCDSQKAASFAEKIRKAVENERFLLNDGTSISLTVSIGAGSSPVIASRHLLEKSDEALYEAKRSGRNQVKLAKP from the coding sequence ATGTTAAAAGAATTAATTAACAATTTTGCGTTATTAACAAGCTTCTTATTCTTTGGAAATTTATTTTTCCGGAAATATGAACGTTACCTAAAAAAACATATATTCATTTATCGGGTAATGAACGGTTTAATGCTGGGTCTGTTTGGCATTCTGTTAATGATGACCGGTTTATGGGTCCGTGGGCACTTTGTGGTCGATCTGCGCCAATTGGCGATTATCATATCTGTTTATATGGGAGGATCGGTATCCGGTCTGCTGACCACCTTGATCATAAGCCTGTACCGTATTTACATCACAGGTGGTTGGACAGATGTTTCTCTGACTGCTGCCGTCAATTGTTTCATGACACTGGGCATTTCACTTATCTTTATTCGAGAAAAAAGCCTAACACTCCGCAAGTGGATGTCGGCCGTACTTGGAGCTGCTGTAGTGTCGCTGTTATCTACTTTCTTTGTAGTTAACCCTCCTGATAATGAATCTATTATAATAATCACAACTGTTAAGTTGCTTGGCGGCCTGTTCACTTATTTTATGATGTCCTATATCAAAAAAACAGAACGGGCTGTTCATCTACTGGAAGAAGCTGCAAATCGGGATCATTTAACCGGACTCTACAGTCCACGTGCTTTCGATGCGCTATTTGAAGAGGTCTTTCATACTTCCAAGACTACAAAACAACCCTTTGGACTCGTGATGCTGGATATTGACCACTTTAAAAATATTAATGATACGTATGGTCATTTGAACGGAGATACCGTCTTAAGCCAATTGGGAATGCTGTTAACCCGGGAATCTACAACGAGGGCGTACCCCTCCCGTAAGGGCGGAGAGGAATTTGCCATTCTGATTGGAAATTGTGATAGTCAGAAAGCAGCAAGCTTTGCCGAAAAAATTCGGAAAGCTGTGGAAAATGAACGTTTTCTTTTGAATGACGGAACCTCGATCTCTCTAACCGTATCCATCGGAGCAGGCAGTTCACCTGTCATTGCATCGAGGCACTTACTGGAAAAGTCAGATGAGGCATTATATGAAGCTAAGCGTTCAGGACGCAATCAGGTGAAACTGGCAAAACCATAG
- a CDS encoding aspartyl-phosphate phosphatase Spo0E family protein: MNLEQLEKLMEKERRELNRMADLHGLKDERVLDKSSRLDRIMDKYLHTKRAINQTHS, from the coding sequence GTGAACCTCGAACAATTGGAAAAACTCATGGAAAAAGAACGCCGTGAACTGAATCGCATGGCTGACTTACACGGATTAAAAGATGAACGTGTATTGGACAAATCCTCCAGACTTGACCGTATTATGGACAAGTACCTTCACACCAAGCGTGCAATAAACCAAACACACTCATAG
- the cidR gene encoding cidABC operon transcriptional activator CidR: protein MDIRHLQYFLEVARLRSFTKAAQSMFITQPTISKTIKSLEDELGVALFDRIGKRIELTDAGKVIELQAQAIVKSFQSLSSELSDLMNLKKGHIRIGLPPMVGSSFFPRVIGEFHKAYPDVTIQLFEDGAKKVEQDVEAGALDIGVIVLPAVGDMFETFLFVEEKLNLLVHPTHALAECKEVPLSALAEEAFVLFREDFTLHDRIIAECVRAGFQPRVVYESSQWDLISEMVAANLGVALLPEAICRDLDSERLRVLPLVDPVIPWHLGMIWRNDRYLSFAAREWISFTQQLLRTEYGGK from the coding sequence CGACATTTACAATATTTTTTGGAAGTCGCGCGATTGCGTAGCTTTACAAAGGCAGCCCAGAGCATGTTTATTACCCAGCCGACGATCAGTAAGACGATTAAAAGTCTGGAAGATGAACTGGGGGTCGCTTTGTTCGACCGAATTGGCAAAAGAATCGAACTGACGGATGCGGGCAAGGTAATTGAGCTTCAAGCACAAGCGATTGTAAAGTCCTTTCAGAGCCTGTCCTCGGAGCTGAGTGATTTGATGAACCTGAAAAAAGGACATATCCGTATTGGCCTGCCCCCTATGGTCGGATCGAGCTTTTTTCCGCGTGTCATTGGAGAATTTCATAAGGCATATCCTGATGTGACCATTCAATTATTTGAGGACGGGGCGAAGAAAGTGGAACAGGACGTAGAAGCCGGAGCATTGGATATCGGGGTGATTGTGCTGCCTGCGGTTGGAGATATGTTTGAGACATTTCTGTTTGTGGAGGAAAAGCTGAATTTGCTCGTTCATCCTACGCATGCATTGGCAGAGTGCAAGGAGGTACCGTTATCTGCGTTAGCGGAGGAGGCGTTTGTACTGTTCCGTGAGGATTTTACGCTGCATGACCGTATCATTGCCGAATGTGTCCGTGCTGGCTTTCAGCCGCGTGTAGTCTACGAAAGCTCACAATGGGATCTGATTAGCGAAATGGTTGCTGCAAATCTGGGGGTAGCTCTGTTGCCGGAGGCCATTTGCCGAGATCTGGATTCTGAGCGCTTGCGTGTTCTTCCATTGGTGGACCCCGTCATTCCTTGGCATTTGGGGATGATCTGGCGGAACGATCGTTATCTGTCCTTTGCCGCCAGAGAATGGATATCGTTCACACAGCAATTGTTGCGGACGGAATATGGCGGGAAGTAG